From the Toxotes jaculatrix isolate fToxJac2 chromosome 15, fToxJac2.pri, whole genome shotgun sequence genome, one window contains:
- the ankrd50l gene encoding ankyrin repeat domain-containing protein 50 — MSDHQEQMSSSGFGSSSSLLQGRRFYCREWALDKLRHCLDSRSVPGQPPGLLVMGGPGAGKTALCTEVVWPTSKAGLAVGLAPRCLASHFCQREDQRSTVLWRFVLGLVEQLRTSPLLSPGYKEILSSPSVSSALEPLTCQRDPDDTFKRAVLGPLLDLPPPAQTLMLVVDSLDVGYEVGTGSGTSSSIAELLATNQHLLPGWLLLVCSVRRHNKAVCKMFSGFRKLCLDDLRKPPSVHDVQQYILCRLDEEAALRRQLTPDTADMLNLLHIKSGGCFLFLERVLDGVAAALVGLREIRDIPGTLNGLYLWLCQRLFPRGLFVYVRPLLNVLLAAPRPLTPQQLFTAAWTHDTLLSLQDFQNKLRTLSPLLIDGPGGTKLLFHASFAEWLMDVKYCTQKYLCSRTEGHSMLAMALTLQGPHLDIEDTCQLATHLVCSGHHKDNPSLLALWMLWADVPALTPSCSRALATSLNQPAVLVSQEVLQLLMRTGLISAACFSNADSNVGVLCIDEEGTNLPQAFEREVSVKKLINSGVSVNQLRSTDGQTLLASAAHEGSANVVELLLKHGSDPLISDHQGQTPLSLAARQGHVKVLSVLLKWAKSQEPETTTQMMEHVDSEGWTALRSAAWGGHSEAVRLLLDAGAGVDGCDGEGRTALRAAAWGGHEEIVLTLLDYGAQVDRADSKGRTPLIAAAYMGHHEAVEILLDHNAEVNLADGDGRSALSVAAICAPTAAGVKGYGEVASLLLERGANPGHRDHDGMTPLLLAAYEGHDEIVELLLEAGADVDETAGPDGNVPAAAAVTPLLAAAAMGHMKTVSRLLFWGAAVDAIDCEGRTALCLAAARGSTEVVRALFDRGLDENHKDDLGWTPLHAAACEGHRAVCAALTEQGSMARVGEMDIEGRTPLILAAQEGHWSTVRLLLDRRSPIDHRAYDGHSALSATLLEGHAEVADLLMRRGADTDVRDAEGRPLLYLLVLEGRLEMATLLIEKGGVPLESRDSEGRTALHVASWQGCVEMVDLLLKHGANPNAQDTEGRPPLHSVAWTGHAQVGHRLLEASGVNIDLACHQGATALSIAAQEGHTNIVVMLLERGANPDHIDKYGRSPVKVAGKHGHFNIVRLLESYGAKPYPGLLPNSSTVSPAKLNKILSSGISESNGGEVTAATSSSSVSSPGSTAERFHSMQSSQTSSTCHSLATVQTVPADSLNFIQQIQQHSLPRSRSRPSTLPPPGSSGMGSHHGSIQRHPKGSPPTVCTVTTMAHNCELPQKGLSSRLEYHDKLNEQNSHLIKADRTTYTGGKWHSVMASLGIMPGQDSPAVGAKNRENPPLGYPYRLQSPLQGEAWDSLPQKNILPPACYSFTPVPPCSALQEDVMVAMTTTDPQLNLKQAIKLQFEGPTSAALYKRETPL, encoded by the exons ATGTCAGACCACCAGGAGCAAATGAGTAGCAGTGGATTtggcagcagctccagcttGCTCCAGGGCCGGCGTTTCTACTGCCGGGAATGGGCCCTGGATAAGCTGCGGCACTGCCTGGACTCCCGCTCCGTGCCAGGCCAACCGCCAGGGCTGCTGGTGATGGGGGGCCCCGGCGCTGGAAAGACTGCCCTGTGTACTGAGGTGGTGTGGCCCACCTCGAAAGCAGGACTGGCAGTTGGGCTAGCACCACGCTGCCTGGCCTCCCACTTCTGCCAGAGGGAGGACCAGAGGAGTACAGTGCTGTGGAGGTTTGTCCTGGGCTTggtggagcagctgaggacctcacctctcctctctcccggGTACAAAGAGATCCTCAGCAGCCCATCTGTATCCTCTGCTTTGGAGCCTCTCACCTGTCAGAGAGACCCTGACGACACTTTCAAGAG AGCAGTGTTGGGACCCCTGTTagaccttcctcctcctgcccaGACTCTGATGCTGGTGGTGGACTCTCTGGATGTAGGATACGAAGTGGGTACAGGAAGTGGGACGAGCAGCTCCATCGCAGAGCTCCTGGCCACCAATCAACATCTGCTGCctggctggctgctgctggtctGCTCCGTCCGCCGTCACAACAAGGCTGTGTGCAAGATGTTCTCAG GTTTTCGTAAGCTTTGTCTGGATGATCTGCGGAAGCCCCCATCAGTTCATGATGTGCAGCAGTACATACTCTGCCGCCTGGATGAAGAAGCGGCACTTCGCCGTCAGCTCACCCCTGACACGGCTGACATGCTGAATTTACTGCACATCAAGAGCGGCGGCTGCTTTCTTTTCCTCGAGCGTGTGCTGGATGGTGTGGCAGCTGCACTGGTGGGCCTGCGGGAGATCCGGGACATCCCCGGGACTCTCAACGGCCTCTATCTGTGGCTGTGCCAAAGACTGTTCCCCCGGGGGCTCTTTGTGTACGTTAGGCCTCTCCTTAATGTGCTCCTAGCAGCCCCGAGGCCCCTCACACCCCAGCAGCTGTTCACAGCAGCTTGGACTCATGACACCTTGCTCAGCCTTCAGGACTTTCAGAACAAGCTCCGaaccctctctcctctcctgatcGACGGCCCTGGGGGCACCAAACTGCTTTTTCACGCCAGCTTTGCTGAGTGGCTAATGGATGTGAAGTATTGCACACAGAAGTACCTGTGTAGCAGAACAGAGGGTCACAGCATGCTCGCCATGGCTTTGACTCTGCAGGGACCCCACTTGGACATTGAGGACACTTGCCAGCTAGCCACACATTTAGTTTGCTCAGGTCACCATAAAGATAACCCTTCACTACTGGCACTATGGATGCTGTGGGCAGATGTGCCTGCTCTTACTCCTAGCTGCAGCCGTGCCCTCGCCACATCTTTAAATCAGCCTGCTGTTCTGGTCAGTCAGGAAGTCCTTCAGCTGTTAATGAGGACTGGGCTCATATCTGCAGCCTGTTTTTCGAATGCAGACTCAAATGTTGGAGTTCTATGTATAGATGAAGAGGGAACTAATTTACCACAGGCATTTGAAAGAGAGGTGTCTGTAAAGAAGCTGATAAACAGTGGGGTGTCTGTAAACCAGCTACGTTCTACAGACGGACAGACATTGCTTGCCAGTGCAGCCCATGAGGGCTCTGCAAATGTAGTCGAACTTCTCCTGAAACATGGATCTGATCCGCTGATCAGTGACCATCAGGGTCAAACGCCACTGTCCTTGGCTGCCAGGCAGGGCCATGTCAAAGTGTTATCTGTGCTTCTGAAATGGGCCAAGAGCCAGGAGCCAGAAACTACAACACAGATGATGGAGCACGTTGACAGTGAAGGCTGGACAGCTCTGCGCTCTGCGGCTTGGGGAGGACACAGCGAGGCTGTTCGGCTTCTTCTGGATGCAGGGGCAGGTGTGGATGGATGCGATGGTGAGGGCCGGACtgctctcagagctgctgcGTGGGGGGGTCATGAGGAAATTGTTCTAACCCTGCTGGACTATGGGGCACAGGTTGACAGAGCTGACAGCAAGGGCCGCACTCCGCTTATTGCTGCTGCCTATATGGGACATCATGAAGCTGTGGAGATACTGCTGGACCATAATGCAGAAGTGAACTTAGCTGATGGAGATGGGCGCAGTGCTCTGTCAGTCGCTGCCATCTGTGCCCCTACAGCAGCGGGGGTCAAAGGTTATGGTGAGGTAGCAAGTTTGTTACTGGAGCGTGGAGCTAATCCAGGACACAGAGACCATGATGGCATGACACCACTGCTTCTTGCAGCCTACGAGGGCCATGATGAGATAGTTGAACTTCTGTTAGAAGCCGGTGCTGATGTGGATGAGACTGCTGGCCCAGATGGCAAtgtccctgcagcagcagctgttactcCTCTACTGGCTGCTGCAGCAATGGGTCACATGAAGACAGTATCTCGTCTGCTTTTCTGGGGAGCAGCTGTGGATGCCATTGATTGTGAAGGCCGGACGGCACTCTGCCTGGCAGCAGCAAGAGGCAGCACCGAGGTTGTCCGTGCACTGTTTGACCGAGGACTGGACGAGAACCACAAGGATGACCTCGGCTGGACTCCACTGCATGCTGCTGCTTGTGAAGGCCATCGggctgtttgtgctgctttgaCAGAGCAAGGCAGCATGGCACGTGTCGGAGAGATGGACATTGAAGGACGCACCCCTCTTATACTGGCTGCCCAGGAAGGTCACTGGAGCACTGTCAGACTGCTGTTGGACAGACGTTCTCCCATTGACCACAGGGCCTATGATGGGCATTCGGCCTTGAGTGCCACCCTCCTGGAGGGCCATGCTGAGGTAGCAGATCTGCTTATGAGGCGAGGGGCTGATACTGATGTCCGAGACGCAGAGGGAAGGCCTCTGCTCTACCTCCTGGTCTTAGAGGGTCGCCTTGAGATGGCTACTCTCCTAATAGAAAAAGGAGGGGTGCCTCTGGAGTCCCGAGACTCTGAGGGCCGTACAGCGCTTCATGTGGCTTCCTGGCAGGGATGTGTGGAGATGGTAGACCTACTTTTGAAGCATGGGGCAAATCCCAATGCACAGGATACAGAAGGGAGACCACCGTTGCATTCAGTGGCTTGGACAGGACACGCTCAAGTAGGACATCGTCTCCTAGAGGCCAGTGGTGTCAACATAGACCTTGCTTGCCACCAAGGGGCAACAGCTCTGAGTATTGCTGCCCAAGAGGGACATACTAACATTGTTGTAATGCTTCTGGAAAGAGGTGCAAATCCTGATCACATAGATAAATATGGCCGTAGTCCAGTAAAAGTGGCTGGGAAACACGGGCACTTTAACATTGTCAGGCTCTTGGAGAGCTACGGAGCCAAGCCATACCCAGGCCTGTTGCCAAACTCTAGTACAGTCTCCCCTGCAAAGCTCAACAAGATCCTCTCCTCAGGCATCTCAGAGAGTAATGGAGGTGAAGTCACAGCTGctacctcttcctcctctgtatCTTCTCCTGGCTCCACTGCAGAACGATTCCACTCCATGCAGAGCTCTCAAACCTCATCTACCTGCCACTCGCTGGCCACGGTGCAGACAGTGCCAGCTGACAGCCTCAACTTTATCCAGCAGATCCAACAACACTCACTGCCTCGCAGCCGTAGCCgtccctccaccctccctccacCAGGGAGCTCAGGCATGGGCAGCCACCATGGAAGCATCCAGAGGCATCCCAAAGGCAGCCCTCCCACTGTTTGCACAGTCACTACCATGGCACACAACTGCGAACTGCCTCAGAAAGGCTTGTCATCTAGACTTGAATATCATGACAAATTGAACGAACAAAATTCACACTTAATAAAAGCAGACAGGACTACTTACACTGGCGGCAAATGGCACTCAGTCATGGCTTCCCTTGGGATAATGCCAGGGCAGGACAGTCCTGCTGTAGGTGCTAAAAACAGAGAGAACCCTCCTCTGGGTTACCCATATAGGCTGCAAAGCCCACTTCAAGGGGAAGCTTGGGATTCTCTACCccagaaaaacattttgcccCCTGCTTGCTACAGTTTTACCCCAGTCCCACCTTGTAGTGCCTTGCAGGAGGACGTTATGGTCGCAATGACGACCACAGACCCACAGCTTAATCTGAAGCAGGCCATCAAACTGCAGTTTGAGGGTCCCACCAGTGCAGCCTTATACAAGCGAGAGACACCCCTGTGA
- the hpxa gene encoding hemopexin has protein sequence MKLLAHILCLSLALALAWAHEHEHASAVLDRCEGLEMDAVAVNDEGTPYFFKGDHLFKGFHGKAELSNESFAELDDHHHLGHVDAAFRMHYEDNPTDHDHMFFFLDHKVFSYYQHKLEEGYPKNISEVFPGIPDHLDAAVECPKPECDEDSVIFFKKDDIYHFNVRTKAVDEKEFKSMPNCTSAFRFMDHYYCFHGHSFSKFDPKTGEVHGKYPKEARDYFMRCSKFSEESDHVERERCSRVHLDAITSDDAGNMYAFRGHHFLRKDEGNDTLTADTIENAFKELHSEVDAVFSYEDHLYMIKDDHVYLYKVGEPHTHLEGYPKPVKEELGIEGPIDAAFVCEDHHIAHIIKGQHIYDVDLKASPRAAGNERQIPLFKKVDAAMCGPGGVKVIVGNHFYHFDSTLVFVGSRALPEQHRVSLELFGCDH, from the exons ATGAAGCTGCTCGCCCACATCCTGTGTCTCTCCCTGGCCCTAGCTCTGGCATGGGCTCACGA GCATGAACATGCATCAG CTGTCCTTGACCGTTGCGAAGGCCTGGAGATGGATGCTGTTGCAGTGAACGATGAGGGAACCCCATACTTTTTCAAGG GTGACCATCTGTTCAAGGGCTTCCACGGCAAAGCAGAGCTGTCTAATGAGTCCTTTGCTGAGTTGGACGACCATCACCACCTGGGCCACGTAGATGCTGCTTTCCGCATGCACTATGAGGACAACCCCACCGACCACGACCACATGTTCTTCTTCTTG GACCACAAGGTGTTTAGTTATTACCAACACAAGCTGGAGGAAGGCTACCCTAAGAACATCTCTGAGGTCTTCCCTGGAATCCCTGACCACCTGGACGCTGCCGTGGAGTGTCCCAAGCCAGAGTGTGATGAAGACTCTGTGATCTTCTTCAAGA AAGATGACATCTACCACTTCAACGTCAGAACCAAGGCTGTGGATGAGAAAGAGTTCAAGTCCATGCCAAACTGCACATCTGCCTTCCGCTTCATGGATCACTATTACTGCTTCCACGGACACTCGTTCTCCAAGTTTGACCCAAAGACCGGTGAGGTGCACGGCAAATACCCCAAAGAGGCACGCGACTACTTCATGAGATGCTCAAAGTTCA GTGAAGAGAGTGACCATGTGGAGAGAGAGCGTTGCAGCCGTGTTCACCTTGATGCCATCACATCAGACGATGCTGGAAACATGTAtgccttcagag GCCATCACTTCCTCCGTAAAGATGAGGGAAatgacacactgactgctgacaCCATTGAGAATGCCTTCAAGGAGCTGCACAGTGAGGTTGATGCTGTTTTCTCGTACGAGGATCACCTTTACATGATCAAG gATGATCACGTATATCTTTACAAAGTTGGTGAGCCCCACACTCACCTGGAAGGTTACCCTAAGCCTGTGAAGGAGGAGCTGGGCATTGAGGGTCCCATTGATGCTGCATTTGTCTGCGAGGATCATCACATTGCTCACATCATCAAAG GTCAGCACATCTATGATGTGGACTTGAAGGCCAGCCCTCGTGCAGCGGGCAATGAGCGTCAAATCCCCCTCTTCAAGAAGGTCGATGCTGCCATGTGCGGCCCTGGAGGAGTTAAAGTGATCGTTGGCAACCACTTCTACCACTTTGACAGCACCCTAGTATTTGTTGGTAGCAGGGCCCTGCCTGAGCAGCACAGGGTATCCCTAGAGCTGTTCGGCTGCGATCACTAA